From the Paraflavitalea soli genome, the window GCATTGTTGGCAATATTCCACTGCCGGCCCTGGCCGTTGAAGGAATGGGCAGAAGGTCCCAGCCCCAGGTATTTTTTGCCCTGCCAGTAAGAGCTATTGTGCCGGCTGCGGTGACCGGGTAATGCGAAATTGGAGATCTCATAATGTTCATAACCTGCCGCTTCCGTCCAGTCCATGAGCAACACGAACTGCCGGGCCTGGTCTTCGGGCTGCACATTACTGATCTGGTGCTTGCGGATCATCGTATCCAGGGCTGTCTTTGGTTCTACAGTTAATGCATAACAGGAAAGGTGGGGTATGCCCATGTCAATGGCCCGGTTGACATTCTGTTGCCAGCGTTCATCGGACAGGGTGGGCGTTCCGTAGATCAGGTCAATGGTCAGGTTGTTAAAATGCTGAAGGGCCAGCTGCAGGTTGTCAACTGCCTGGCCGGCTGTATGAGCCCGGTTCATCCATTGCAGGTCCTCTTCAAAAAAAGATTGTACACCGATGCTCAGCCGGTTGACCCCTGCCTGTTTCCAGTTGAGCAGCACTGGTTCGGTAATATCATCCGGGTTGGCTTCCAGGGTTATTTCCGCATCCTGGCTAATGGTGAAATGACGGGCCAGGGCGGTTAATATACTTTGCAGTTCATCCATGGACAGCAGGGAAGGGGTGCCACCGCCAAAGTAGATGGTTTCTACCAACTCTCCTGCCAGGTAAGGTTGCTGTAATTCAATTTCTTTCAATAAAGCGGTTAAAAAATCGTTCTTTAGCTGTAGCGAGGTAGAAAAATGAAAGTTACAGTAATGACAAGCACGTTTGCAAAAAGGTATATGTATGTAAATGCCTGCCATTGTGTTCCGTATTTTTATCGGATATTACAGTTCAATTGTTGAAATGGATGATGACAAAGGTAGCAGTATATAGGAACATGTGCAGAAGGGCTATTTTCGTCATCCTGTTCCTGCTGCCCCTGCTGCTTGCTGCCCAATACCGGCTTCAGATCATCCCGGTAGATAAGGACACCAGCTTTATTACGCAACAACTGCGCCTGCAAACTGATTTCAGGAACCAGGTACTCTGTGCAGAATACATCCATCATCTTCCCGCCCTGCTACAGTCAAAAGGTTATCCTACCGCCTCGGTGGATAGTATTCGTTATGACAGTCTCTCGGCCATCATGCACCTCTATGTGGGTGATCCGCTGAAATGGACCCGGCTGAATACGGACTCGGTGGACCGGAAAATACTGGAACAGGTAAACTGGGGTGGCAGAAAACTCAGCGCTCAAAAACCAATAGATTTCCAGCAATTGCAGAACCTGCAACAAAAAATACTGGATTACCTGGAAAACAATGGTTATCCCTTTGCGCGCATCAAACTGGATAGCATCACCCTGCAGGAAAATGAATTCCAGGCCACCCTGCTGGTAGAAAAAGGACCGCTTTATAAGATTGACAGTATTTATAATAAGGGTAATGCAAAGCTTTCCCCGGCCTTCCTGCAGCATTACCTGAGTATTCCCAACGGTAGTATTTTCAGGAAAGACAAGTTGCAGGCGGTGAGCAAAAAGCTGAGTGAACTGCCTTTTGTACAGGAGCAACAGCCCTGGGATATGACATTGCTAGGCACGGGGTCCATCCTCAATCTTTACCTGGCTCCAAAAAAGAGCAGCCAGATCAACGTGCTGCTGGGCTTACTGCCTGCCAATGATCAGTTGGCGAGCAATAAACTATTGGTGACGGGTGAAGCAACGATCAACCTGAAGAATGCATTGGGTGGTGGGGAAACGATTGGGCTCAACTGGCAGCAGGTGCAGGTGAAATCACCGCGACTCAATATCGCTTTTGCCTATCCTTACCTCTTTAATTCACCCTTTGGCATCAACTTTGGCTTTGACCTCTTTAAAAAGGATTCCACTTTTGTTAATATCAACCTGCAGCTGGGGCTTCAATATGCCCTTTCCTCCAATCAAACAGGCAGTATATATATTCAAAACTTAAGCAGCAACCTGCTATCGGTGGATACGCAGCGCGTTAAGAATACACACGCACTGCCTGCAGAAGCCGATGTACGGTCGGTGAATATTGGTATTAATTATGAATGGTTCAATACGGATTATCGCTTCAATCCACGCCGGGGCAATGAAATAGTGATCAATGCTTCTGCAGGTACCAAAAAGATCAATAAGAACAGTGCAATTGTGAAGCTCCGGGACGATAATGATCCCAACTTTGACTTTAACAAGCTGTATGATACGGTGACCCTCAATGCCTACCAGTTCAGGATCAAGCTGGCTGCTGCGCATTATTTCCGGCTTACCCGTGCTTCCACCCTTAAAACAGCGGTGAACGGAGGCTGGTTCCAAAGCCCCGGTATTTACAGGAACGAGTTGTTCCAGATTGGTGGTTATCGCCTTCTGAGAGGTTTTGATGAAGAAAGCATTTTCGCCTCCCGTTACGCGGTGGGCACCATAGAATACCGGTATTTGTTAGGGCAGAACTCTTTTATGTTTGCGTTTACTGACGTAGGCTGGGCTAAAAACACGATCCCCTCGGTCAACCTGGGCAACACATTTTTAGGCGTAGGGTTGGGCATGGCCTTTGAAACCAAGGCTGGCATCTTCAATATTTCCTATGCAGCAGGAAAGCGGGATGATACCAAATTCAACCTTCGTCAGGCCAAGATCCACCTGGGGTACGTAAATTACTTCTAAAGCCCGTAACTGTTCTGTTATACAGTAATAGTGCGGCAAACGGGATCTGCCTGCACAAAGTTCTTGTCTTTTGGATAATGAATGAACATACTTCATCGTTCTCCATTCATTGTTCAGGATTCTTAATACTTTTGCACACCCAATTATTGCTGGTGAAGAAAATTATACTACTTGTCTTCTGTTGTATCCTGTTGTCCCAATTTTCCTTTGCACAAACCCAGGGCGATTCTGCCGTGCGGCAACCTGATACGGCTATTCCTGTACCACAGGATACGCCTGTAAAGAAAGATACCAGCCTCAGGAAAGCCGTGGTCATTAAGAAAAAGGTAGATACAGGGGCAAAAGCTGTTCTGCCTGTCTTGCCTCCCGGCCGCGATACTACCAGCAAGCCGGATACCGCAGCAGCCGTCACCATCCCAATCCAGGAGATCAAGGTCGAGGCCAGGTCGGCAGAAAATACCCTGCCGGGATTCCAGGCTGTTTTGCGTGATCACCCTTATTATAACTTCAAAGGGAAACCCCGTGTACTTTTCCTGAAGGAAGGAGGGCCTACCAATACGGACAGTATATTCTATTTTCTATTCGGGCTCCTTTTTTATTATGCCATTGTCCGGATATTCTTCTACAAATACCTGCATAATATAACCACCCTGTTTTTCCGCGCTACCATGCGCCAGCAGCAGCTCAGGGAGCAATTGTCGCAGGC encodes:
- a CDS encoding autotransporter assembly complex protein TamA encodes the protein MMTKVAVYRNMCRRAIFVILFLLPLLLAAQYRLQIIPVDKDTSFITQQLRLQTDFRNQVLCAEYIHHLPALLQSKGYPTASVDSIRYDSLSAIMHLYVGDPLKWTRLNTDSVDRKILEQVNWGGRKLSAQKPIDFQQLQNLQQKILDYLENNGYPFARIKLDSITLQENEFQATLLVEKGPLYKIDSIYNKGNAKLSPAFLQHYLSIPNGSIFRKDKLQAVSKKLSELPFVQEQQPWDMTLLGTGSILNLYLAPKKSSQINVLLGLLPANDQLASNKLLVTGEATINLKNALGGGETIGLNWQQVQVKSPRLNIAFAYPYLFNSPFGINFGFDLFKKDSTFVNINLQLGLQYALSSNQTGSIYIQNLSSNLLSVDTQRVKNTHALPAEADVRSVNIGINYEWFNTDYRFNPRRGNEIVINASAGTKKINKNSAIVKLRDDNDPNFDFNKLYDTVTLNAYQFRIKLAAAHYFRLTRASTLKTAVNGGWFQSPGIYRNELFQIGGYRLLRGFDEESIFASRYAVGTIEYRYLLGQNSFMFAFTDVGWAKNTIPSVNLGNTFLGVGLGMAFETKAGIFNISYAAGKRDDTKFNLRQAKIHLGYVNYF
- the hemW gene encoding radical SAM family heme chaperone HemW, yielding MAGIYIHIPFCKRACHYCNFHFSTSLQLKNDFLTALLKEIELQQPYLAGELVETIYFGGGTPSLLSMDELQSILTALARHFTISQDAEITLEANPDDITEPVLLNWKQAGVNRLSIGVQSFFEEDLQWMNRAHTAGQAVDNLQLALQHFNNLTIDLIYGTPTLSDERWQQNVNRAIDMGIPHLSCYALTVEPKTALDTMIRKHQISNVQPEDQARQFVLLMDWTEAAGYEHYEISNFALPGHRSRHNSSYWQGKKYLGLGPSAHSFNGQGRQWNIANNALYIQSLKQDTVPFEVETLTPDQRLNEYIMTSLRTMEGLSLHYVQQLSGEKMSQTLLKNSYRYIEQQLLLEKNGKLILTKQGKLFADGIAGDLFV
- a CDS encoding DUF4271 domain-containing protein, with amino-acid sequence MKKIILLVFCCILLSQFSFAQTQGDSAVRQPDTAIPVPQDTPVKKDTSLRKAVVIKKKVDTGAKAVLPVLPPGRDTTSKPDTAAAVTIPIQEIKVEARSAENTLPGFQAVLRDHPYYNFKGKPRVLFLKEGGPTNTDSIFYFLFGLLFYYAIVRIFFYKYLHNITTLFFRATMRQQQLREQLSQAPLPSLFLNILFVSAGGMFLAFVARFYGIMPEQNLWLIWAYGCLLVLAIYLGKFIILKIIGWIFNVSNATDTYIFIIFMVNKMVGIFLVPVLILMAFPYGSFLPVIITLAFILLALTLTYRFIISYKPIRNEIKVSRFHFFVYLCAFEIAPLLLIYKVLLIFVERSY